The following coding sequences are from one Lysinibacillus sp. FSL W8-0992 window:
- a CDS encoding YozE family protein, with protein sequence MKKSFYLYVLTFRGGDWSDAKVRFAEEVFNEHNFPKQSIDFDELSTYIETYATDNLRTEVFDELWDLYIEQGR encoded by the coding sequence ATGAAAAAGAGCTTTTATTTATATGTACTAACATTTCGAGGAGGAGATTGGTCGGATGCTAAAGTTCGCTTTGCCGAAGAAGTATTCAATGAACATAACTTTCCTAAACAAAGCATAGATTTTGATGAGCTATCTACATATATCGAAACATATGCAACAGATAACTTAAGGACAGAAGTATTTGATGAATTATGGGATTTATATATTGAACAAGGTAGATAA
- the deoD gene encoding purine-nucleoside phosphorylase → MSIHINAKKGEIADTILLPGDPLRAKYIAETFLEDVTCYNEVRNMFGYTGTYKGKRISVQGTGMGVPSISIYATELMQEYDVQKLIRVGTCGAIQKDVKVRDVILAQGATTDSRMNQIIWGNNIDFAPIANFDLLLKAYNAGKEAGLSLQVGNIFTADLFYSDEHQNEKLAKYGVLAVEMESAALYTLAAKFGRQALSVLTVSDHIITGEVTTSEERQTTFNDMIVVALEAAIQE, encoded by the coding sequence ATGAGTATTCATATTAATGCAAAAAAAGGCGAAATCGCTGACACTATTTTACTTCCGGGAGATCCACTACGTGCAAAATACATTGCCGAAACATTTTTAGAAGATGTTACTTGCTATAACGAAGTCCGCAATATGTTTGGTTATACAGGTACGTATAAAGGTAAACGTATTTCTGTACAAGGTACTGGTATGGGTGTGCCTTCCATTTCTATTTACGCAACAGAATTAATGCAAGAATATGATGTACAAAAATTAATTCGTGTAGGTACTTGTGGTGCAATTCAAAAAGATGTAAAAGTACGTGACGTTATTTTAGCTCAAGGTGCAACAACTGATTCTCGTATGAATCAAATTATTTGGGGTAACAACATTGACTTTGCACCGATCGCAAACTTTGACTTATTATTAAAAGCGTATAATGCTGGGAAAGAAGCAGGTTTAAGCCTTCAAGTTGGTAACATCTTCACAGCTGACCTGTTCTACTCAGATGAGCACCAAAATGAAAAGCTAGCTAAATACGGCGTATTAGCAGTTGAAATGGAATCTGCAGCACTTTACACATTAGCAGCGAAATTTGGCCGCCAAGCTCTTTCTGTCTTAACAGTAAGTGACCACATTATTACAGGCGAAGTAACAACGTCTGAAGAACGTCAAACAACATTCAACGACATGATCGTTGTTGCTTTAGAAGCTGCTATTCAAGAGTAG
- a CDS encoding response regulator transcription factor, with the protein MKKILIIDDEKDLLDTLKDYFQLLGYLVYTAQNGSEGLKKLKYEPNLIILDVSMPEMDGFSFCKEIRNHINVPIVFLSAKTDEESKVEGLKVGGDDYLIKPVSLKELSYRVEAHLRREQRKTFPSKVAFSGNIAIHYDEKRISVNNQDIPFTKTEFLIIELLSKNSPTTFSKNDIYDYLWSYDKDGDSNIITEHIRRIRRKFMDKTDREIINTVWGQGYKWIG; encoded by the coding sequence ATGAAAAAAATTCTGATTATTGACGATGAAAAAGATCTATTGGATACCTTGAAAGACTATTTTCAGCTACTTGGTTATCTTGTTTATACCGCACAAAATGGAAGTGAAGGCTTAAAAAAACTCAAATATGAGCCTAATCTAATCATTTTAGACGTTTCTATGCCAGAGATGGATGGTTTTTCCTTCTGCAAAGAAATTCGTAACCATATAAACGTGCCAATTGTGTTTCTTTCAGCCAAAACGGATGAAGAAAGTAAAGTTGAAGGACTTAAGGTAGGTGGTGACGATTATTTAATTAAACCAGTAAGCCTAAAAGAGCTTTCGTATCGAGTAGAAGCGCATCTTCGCAGAGAACAGCGTAAAACTTTTCCATCTAAAGTTGCTTTTTCTGGGAATATCGCCATTCATTATGACGAGAAGAGAATATCAGTGAACAATCAGGACATTCCTTTCACCAAAACTGAATTTTTAATAATTGAATTATTATCAAAAAATTCCCCCACGACTTTTTCAAAAAATGATATTTATGATTATTTGTGGAGTTACGATAAAGATGGCGATTCAAACATTATTACTGAACATATTCGTCGTATTAGGAGAAAGTTTATGGATAAAACTGATCGAGAGATAATCAATACAGTTTGGGGGCAAGGATATAAATGGATTGGTTAG
- a CDS encoding sensor histidine kinase: protein MDWLDEIITRLFSKNRNLNRTLFLYLFIGIIITVIATSLTYSICVGWERLILDDTQPLEGYFNIFSWQVPSVIPENIEFHIMILEIIKGFSPIIYGVLAVFLITKLFYKQRILQPLKIVEHSIQQIKKGNYNQPFFFNTYDEFEGTVRGLDSLSQTLRSKEVDLSELHQEQKKINAAFSHDLRTPLAIIQNNIELMEELYHQGRMTEAFFNKSVTKIQSSVNRLVDFSQTMQEIQKIDEMPLKKTQQSLTHIEAHLRELGKTLSEKKLFVQTDYHPELKVNYDIHLIDEVMENLLSNASRFAVKEIEITMQVDEKFLCIFVKDDGKGFSKKELEIATDPYYSHNKESHFGLGLTISEILAKKHGGALKLSNSVDGGAIVTSIFSLE, encoded by the coding sequence ATGGATTGGTTAGATGAGATTATTACACGTCTTTTTAGCAAAAATCGAAACCTTAATCGAACCTTGTTTTTGTACTTGTTCATTGGGATTATTATTACGGTTATTGCAACAAGTCTAACTTATTCTATTTGTGTTGGTTGGGAACGGCTTATTTTGGATGATACTCAGCCTTTAGAAGGCTACTTTAATATTTTTTCTTGGCAGGTTCCTTCTGTTATTCCGGAAAATATCGAATTTCACATCATGATACTGGAAATAATCAAAGGTTTCAGTCCTATAATCTATGGTGTTTTAGCTGTTTTTTTGATTACAAAACTCTTTTATAAACAAAGAATTTTACAGCCTTTGAAAATCGTTGAACACAGTATTCAGCAAATTAAAAAGGGAAATTACAATCAACCATTTTTTTTCAATACTTACGATGAATTCGAAGGTACCGTTCGGGGCCTAGACAGTCTTAGTCAAACTTTAAGATCAAAAGAAGTAGATTTATCTGAGCTTCACCAAGAGCAGAAAAAAATCAATGCCGCTTTTTCCCATGATTTACGTACTCCTTTAGCAATCATCCAAAATAATATTGAACTAATGGAAGAACTGTATCATCAGGGGCGTATGACAGAGGCTTTTTTTAATAAGTCGGTAACTAAAATCCAAAGTAGCGTGAACCGCCTGGTTGATTTTTCTCAGACCATGCAAGAAATTCAAAAGATTGACGAGATGCCATTAAAAAAAACACAACAGTCACTTACTCATATAGAAGCCCATCTTCGTGAATTGGGAAAAACGTTATCTGAGAAAAAGCTCTTCGTTCAAACAGATTATCATCCTGAATTGAAAGTTAATTATGATATTCATTTAATTGATGAGGTTATGGAAAATCTGTTAAGTAATGCGTCGCGCTTTGCAGTTAAGGAAATAGAAATAACAATGCAGGTAGATGAAAAATTCTTATGTATTTTTGTAAAAGATGATGGCAAAGGCTTTTCGAAAAAAGAATTGGAAATCGCTACTGATCCATATTACTCTCACAATAAAGAAAGTCATTTTGGCTTAGGTTTAACCATCTCTGAAATACTGGCAAAAAAGCATGGTGGAGCCTTAAAACTTTCAAACAGCGTAGATGGCGGTGCCATTGTCACTTCTATTTTTTCACTTGAATAA
- a CDS encoding ABC transporter ATP-binding protein: protein MQIEIKHLNQYYGKKQVLHDINLTISTGMFGLLGRNGAGKTTLMETLVTLLPVKVGEISMDGISIQKKKAIRSMVGFLPQDFSMYGNMTAYQAMDYLGVLSEIDSTIRKKRIEELLEQVNLSIHKHVKVKAMSGGMKRRLGIAQALLNDPKVLIVDEPTAGLDPEERLRFRNLLSEISEEKVVILSTHIASDIEATAENIAILDNGHIIFSESIEKLISQAEGRIFTVEVPRTELKSMKEQVQVISLQQEGTLSKIRFIGNQHSSIMNHPLVLQEKPTLEDAYLYLLSEKGVKESGAI, encoded by the coding sequence ATGCAAATTGAAATTAAACATTTAAATCAATATTACGGTAAGAAACAAGTTCTTCATGATATTAACTTGACTATTTCAACAGGAATGTTTGGCTTGTTGGGGAGAAATGGGGCTGGTAAAACAACTTTAATGGAAACGCTAGTAACGCTCTTACCTGTCAAAGTTGGCGAAATTAGTATGGATGGCATATCCATTCAAAAGAAAAAAGCAATCCGTTCGATGGTTGGCTTTTTGCCTCAAGACTTTTCAATGTACGGAAATATGACTGCCTATCAAGCAATGGACTATCTAGGTGTTCTTAGTGAAATTGATTCTACTATTCGCAAAAAAAGGATCGAGGAACTTTTGGAACAAGTGAATTTATCTATTCATAAACATGTCAAAGTAAAAGCGATGTCTGGTGGTATGAAAAGAAGATTAGGGATTGCCCAAGCATTGTTAAATGACCCAAAGGTTTTAATAGTCGACGAACCCACAGCCGGTCTTGATCCTGAAGAAAGATTAAGATTCCGTAATCTGCTTTCAGAAATTAGTGAGGAAAAAGTAGTTATCCTTTCTACTCACATTGCCAGTGATATTGAGGCAACAGCAGAGAATATCGCTATTTTGGACAATGGGCACATCATCTTTTCTGAATCAATTGAAAAATTAATTTCACAAGCAGAAGGAAGGATTTTTACAGTGGAAGTTCCACGAACAGAACTAAAATCTATGAAGGAACAGGTTCAAGTAATTAGTTTACAGCAAGAAGGTACACTAAGTAAGATTCGTTTTATTGGCAATCAGCATTCAAGTATTATGAATCATCCCCTAGTCCTTCAAGAAAAGCCAACACTTGAAGATGCTTACTTATACCTTCTTTCAGAGAAAGGTGTGAAAGAAAGTGGGGCTATTTAA
- a CDS encoding YxiF family protein, translating to MPKDKEMVLFYEYDDEVDGIFISLDIFINNIQEILDFVGFTEGRMDLLFSDENLVAGICIERFEYENILTVW from the coding sequence ATTCCAAAAGACAAAGAGATGGTGCTTTTCTACGAATATGATGATGAGGTTGATGGTATTTTCATCTCGCTAGATATTTTTATTAATAATATTCAAGAGATACTTGATTTTGTTGGATTTACAGAAGGACGAATGGATTTATTATTTTCTGATGAGAACTTAGTAGCTGGTATATGTATTGAAAGGTTCGAGTATGAAAATATATTAACGGTTTGGTAA
- a CDS encoding polymorphic toxin-type HINT domain-containing protein, translated as MVLAKDENDSDGQTAYKKVTNLYRNQRDDLIKLYVGKQIIETTDNHPFWVEGKGWVLADELQIGDKLQKADGSNLKIDKVEFVRMDEPVTVYNFTVEDYHTYYVTDIGVWVHNTQCSTTRAWIQRSTYNKIYKSVGKEAALKFANSAKKGFVNSGSGTNGIKN; from the coding sequence ATGGTTCTTGCCAAGGATGAGAACGATTCTGACGGCCAAACAGCGTACAAGAAAGTAACGAATCTTTACCGTAACCAACGTGATGATTTAATAAAGCTGTATGTTGGAAAGCAGATAATCGAAACGACCGACAACCATCCGTTCTGGGTTGAAGGTAAAGGATGGGTCTTAGCAGATGAACTACAGATAGGCGACAAACTCCAAAAGGCTGATGGAAGCAACCTTAAGATTGACAAGGTTGAGTTCGTTAGAATGGATGAGCCAGTTACAGTTTACAACTTTACTGTAGAGGACTACCATACGTATTATGTAACAGATATTGGGGTTTGGGTGCATAATACTCAATGCAGTACAACAAGAGCGTGGATACAGAGGAGTACTTATAATAAAATTTATAAGTCCGTTGGTAAAGAAGCTGCTCTGAAATTCGCAAATTCTGCCAAGAAAGGTTTTGTTAATAGTGGATCAGGTACAAATGGGATAAAAAATTAG
- a CDS encoding PucR family transcriptional regulator: MFITICDVLKMEGYEDVKVIAGDSGLNRRVENVYFMEVPDIYAYIDQNGLLLTTLYPIADKPEHIQTLIPKLAEMNLAGIAIKPGRYVAEIPEIMVEQANELGIPLMQLPDGANLSTLANQVLTKFLDVKTSLLEFRNKMHQQLLELLLEGTDVNKFVLSLANLVNAPILLLNHDFEYVRSSIQKENEILIHRKPYNSDSSYSAFSVQVGNAFYEKNDIFIQCIYAGGNEYGFLVVLLDKEKNLTEDMIIAIEQASFIIAFLFQTEQTLLQKERNHLSSFVRDIFHNQYSSQTEMIEKAKVFKWNLQFPFVLVSIKTNEKESEKKLAIFHKMLDSGLIERSASKIVDVPIENCKVLYINDSLVCFISLVSENNVRQKLQNLGDVILSLFEKYGNLGVSISDTVHRFNQIKEYYDNSTLVFQVYKENLQKQSYVHFYGDIGLFRLFHYVENLFILEDFVMEKLGKVFEYDKKKNTNLIETLRYYIKNNTNVQKTSEDMFVHYNTMRYRINKLKELGIDGEDGFELTEIALAYQLHQYLQLKKG; the protein is encoded by the coding sequence ATGTTTATTACTATATGTGATGTATTAAAAATGGAGGGGTATGAAGACGTAAAAGTGATTGCTGGCGATTCCGGTTTGAACCGCAGAGTTGAAAACGTGTATTTTATGGAAGTACCCGACATTTACGCATATATCGATCAAAATGGATTACTGCTTACCACATTGTATCCTATTGCGGATAAACCGGAGCATATTCAAACATTGATTCCAAAATTGGCAGAAATGAATCTTGCAGGAATTGCAATTAAGCCAGGAAGATATGTCGCTGAAATTCCCGAAATTATGGTGGAGCAAGCTAATGAGCTCGGGATTCCGTTAATGCAGCTCCCAGATGGTGCAAACTTATCAACACTTGCCAATCAGGTACTGACAAAGTTTTTAGATGTAAAGACATCTCTGTTGGAATTCCGCAATAAGATGCACCAGCAATTGCTAGAGCTATTATTGGAAGGCACTGATGTAAACAAGTTCGTTCTTTCTCTTGCGAATCTCGTTAACGCCCCTATCTTGCTTCTAAACCATGATTTTGAATATGTTCGGTCTTCTATACAAAAAGAAAATGAAATATTAATTCATCGTAAGCCATATAATTCGGACTCGAGCTACAGCGCGTTTTCCGTTCAAGTGGGTAATGCCTTTTATGAAAAAAATGACATTTTTATTCAGTGCATTTACGCTGGAGGCAACGAGTATGGCTTTTTAGTCGTTTTATTGGATAAAGAAAAAAATCTGACAGAGGACATGATTATTGCCATCGAACAGGCATCCTTTATAATTGCTTTTTTATTTCAAACAGAGCAAACATTGCTTCAAAAAGAAAGGAATCATTTAAGCAGTTTTGTCAGGGACATTTTTCATAATCAATATTCCTCTCAAACCGAAATGATCGAAAAAGCGAAAGTGTTTAAATGGAACTTGCAATTCCCATTTGTCTTGGTGAGCATCAAAACAAATGAGAAAGAAAGCGAAAAGAAATTAGCAATATTCCACAAAATGCTCGATTCAGGTTTGATTGAAAGGTCTGCTTCAAAAATTGTTGATGTTCCAATAGAAAATTGCAAGGTTCTTTATATTAATGACTCGTTAGTTTGTTTTATTAGTCTCGTTTCAGAAAATAATGTTCGACAAAAACTCCAAAATCTAGGGGATGTGATTCTTTCACTGTTTGAGAAGTACGGTAATCTTGGAGTCAGCATTTCCGATACAGTGCACCGTTTTAACCAGATTAAAGAGTATTACGACAATTCAACATTAGTATTTCAAGTGTATAAAGAAAACTTACAAAAACAATCCTATGTTCATTTTTATGGTGATATCGGCTTGTTCCGCCTTTTTCATTACGTTGAGAATCTTTTCATTCTAGAAGATTTCGTAATGGAGAAATTAGGTAAAGTGTTCGAATATGACAAAAAGAAAAATACTAACCTTATAGAAACCCTCAGGTACTACATTAAAAACAATACAAATGTGCAAAAAACATCAGAGGATATGTTTGTTCATTATAATACGATGCGCTATCGGATAAATAAGCTGAAAGAACTTGGAATAGACGGTGAGGACGGATTTGAATTAACAGAAATTGCATTGGCCTACCAATTGCATCAATACTTGCAACTGAAAAAAGGGTAA